The Nitrospirota bacterium DNA segment GACCACGACGTTCACGTACGACACGCTCGGTCGGCTCCTCACGACCACCGACCCGTTGAACCGGACGATCACCTTGACCTACGATGCGGCGGGGAACGTGGCGACCAGTACGGATGCGCTGAATCGCTGACGAGCTTTGAATACGATGCGTTCAATCGGCTGAAGAAAGTGACGGACCCGGCCAATGGGGTGACGCTGTATACCTATGATGGGAACGGCAACTTGCTGACAGTGAAGGATGCCAAGAACCAGGTGACGACGTTTGCCTATGATCCGGTGAATCGCTTGGCATCCACCACCGACCCATTAGGAAAAACGGAAAGTTACACGTACAACGGGGCGGATAATTTGTTGACGAGAGTGACGCCGAAGAATGAGACAATTAGCTTTGCCTATGACGCGGTGAACCAACTGCTGAGCAAGACCTTGCCGGGCAACCTGCTCACCAGCTACACCTATGACCAGGTCGGCAATCTGCTGACAGTTGAAGATCCCGATAGTAAGCTGACCATGACCTATGATCTCGCCAATCGCCTGACGAGCGTGAAAACGGACGGGTCCCCGAACCAGCCGGCGGTCACGTTGACTTATACCTATGACAAGAATGGAAACCGGTTAACGCTGACTGACGGCACCGCGACGAACACCTACACCTATGACGCCCTCAATCGTCTCGGGAGTCTCGCCAGTCCCGCCGGTCTCGCGACCTT contains these protein-coding regions:
- a CDS encoding RHS repeat domain-containing protein; the protein is TTTFTYDTLGRLLTTTDPLNRTITLTYDAAGNVATSTDALNR